Proteins encoded together in one Hydrogenispora ethanolica window:
- a CDS encoding PRD domain-containing protein translates to MDLLLQQRLAILLAAGEIDEPIQGAVVAFAKALEERFGLELAEDNAAMFITHLAMALARICRGEAVAGLDEAALEELAGIPAYHELPELYRGLERRLGIAIPEAEQNYITLHACVLVAKKMDGRK, encoded by the coding sequence ATGGACTTATTGTTGCAACAAAGGCTGGCGATTCTGTTGGCGGCGGGGGAGATCGACGAGCCGATTCAGGGCGCGGTCGTCGCTTTTGCCAAGGCGCTGGAGGAGCGGTTCGGGCTGGAGCTGGCCGAGGATAACGCCGCCATGTTCATCACCCATCTGGCCATGGCGCTGGCCCGGATCTGCCGGGGCGAAGCCGTGGCGGGGCTGGATGAGGCCGCCCTGGAAGAGCTGGCCGGCATCCCGGCCTACCATGAGCTGCCCGAGCTTTACCGGGGCTTGGAACGGCGGCTGGGGATCGCCATTCCGGAAGCGGAACAGAACTACATTACGCTCCACGCGTGCGTTTTAGTAGCCAAAAAAATGGACGGGAGGAAGTGA
- a CDS encoding YhfX family PLP-dependent enzyme, with amino-acid sequence MFLEMTLRRNPRLIETAVKLHRAGEIAPNTYLIDVDAIRANVRLLVQAARDQQLTLYMMTKQLGRNPDLARIIAEAGIERAVAVDPWEALTLGRAGIQIGNVGHLVQVPSRMIPEILALEPEVVTVFSLDKAREISEAAVRLGKRQALLLKVVGPLDTIYEGQLGGVAEAELLPTAAAIMRLPGVAVAGVTSFPCFLYDAAEGRVKPTENAATVLRGAELLRRELGLTLEQINTPSANMASTFPLLRRLGATHAEPGHAITGTTPLHACQDQPELPAMVYVSEISHIYQDKAYAVGGGFYRRSQVKEAMVGTDFMTMTGNRLEAEEIAPESIDYYGTLRSGGRKVRVGDTAIYAFRTQIFVTRSEVALVEGVQRGSPRISGIYDSQGKKLR; translated from the coding sequence ATGTTTTTGGAAATGACCTTGCGGCGCAATCCGCGATTGATAGAGACCGCCGTAAAGCTGCACCGGGCGGGCGAGATTGCTCCCAATACCTATCTGATTGACGTGGACGCGATCCGCGCCAATGTCCGTCTCCTGGTCCAGGCGGCGCGGGACCAGCAATTAACGCTCTATATGATGACCAAGCAACTCGGCCGGAATCCCGATCTGGCCCGGATCATCGCCGAGGCCGGCATCGAACGGGCCGTGGCCGTGGACCCGTGGGAGGCGCTCACCCTCGGCCGGGCCGGCATTCAAATCGGCAATGTCGGACACCTGGTCCAGGTCCCCAGCCGGATGATCCCGGAAATCCTGGCCCTTGAACCGGAAGTGGTCACCGTCTTCAGCCTCGATAAAGCGCGGGAGATCTCGGAGGCCGCGGTACGGTTGGGGAAGCGGCAAGCGCTTCTCCTGAAAGTGGTGGGGCCGCTGGATACAATTTACGAAGGCCAGCTGGGCGGGGTCGCTGAGGCCGAGCTGTTGCCGACGGCCGCGGCGATCATGCGCCTGCCCGGGGTGGCCGTCGCCGGGGTGACCTCCTTTCCTTGTTTCCTGTACGACGCGGCGGAGGGCCGGGTGAAACCGACCGAGAACGCCGCCACGGTTTTGCGCGGCGCCGAGCTGCTCCGCCGGGAGTTGGGGCTGACCTTGGAGCAGATCAATACTCCCAGCGCCAACATGGCCAGCACTTTTCCGCTATTGCGCCGGCTGGGAGCCACCCATGCCGAGCCGGGCCATGCCATCACCGGGACCACGCCGCTCCATGCCTGCCAGGATCAGCCCGAGCTCCCGGCCATGGTGTATGTCAGTGAGATCTCCCACATCTACCAGGATAAGGCCTACGCCGTGGGAGGCGGTTTTTACCGGCGCTCTCAGGTGAAAGAAGCCATGGTCGGCACGGACTTTATGACCATGACCGGCAACCGGCTGGAGGCCGAGGAGATTGCGCCGGAGTCCATCGATTATTACGGCACGTTGCGCAGCGGCGGCCGGAAAGTGCGCGTCGGCGATACCGCCATTTATGCGTTTCGAACCCAGATCTTCGTCACCCGCAGCGAAGTGGCCCTGGTGGAAGGAGTGCAGCGCGGCTCGCCCCGGATCAGCGGCATTTACGACAGCCAGGGAAAGAAACTCCGCTAG
- a CDS encoding DUF2620 domain-containing protein: MVKVVIGGQIEKENIARLVRELGGDQIQVEIKSDLQAAADVKAGKADYYLGACHTGGGGALSMAMALLTRAKCAIVSMPGKPPQEAEIARAVAEGRVAFGFTGDHYEKAVTHIVREVLQAKG, translated from the coding sequence ATGGTTAAGGTAGTGATCGGCGGCCAGATCGAAAAGGAGAATATCGCCCGGCTCGTCAGAGAACTCGGGGGAGACCAAATTCAGGTGGAGATCAAAAGCGACCTGCAGGCCGCCGCGGATGTCAAGGCCGGCAAGGCCGACTATTATCTGGGAGCCTGCCACACGGGCGGCGGCGGTGCCTTGAGCATGGCCATGGCGCTGCTTACCCGCGCCAAATGCGCCATTGTTTCCATGCCCGGAAAGCCGCCCCAGGAAGCGGAGATCGCCCGGGCGGTCGCGGAAGGGAGGGTTGCTTTCGGCTTCACCGGCGATCATTATGAAAAAGCGGTGACCCATATCGTCAGGGAAGTGTTGCAAGCCAAGGGATAA
- the yhfZ gene encoding GntR family transcriptional regulator YhfZ — MQNIIYSKLYNDERETMTTLKNQLMSKNGWNTVQLAREMLTHFEGDRIETVGWYAEKLGTGRGTVQAALKFLQTAGAIRLESRGHLGTTIQSLNYKQLWEIADLGAVTAVMPLPYSKRYEGLATGLYKAFETADIPFSLAFMRGANKRMEAVRLGRYHFTVISKLAAEAEANSASGFRIIHQFSAGSYVGNHVVIFRDGHDAAIRDGMRVALDSSSLDQYLLTRSECAGKEVTYVETSYAQILSKLKNNEIDAAIWNEDEIREKNLDFKVAPLQNATALGIRSDDTTAVIVVSEENSKFEAILKRFVDFQATEAIQKKVIRGELTPVY, encoded by the coding sequence ATGCAAAATATAATATACAGTAAATTGTACAATGATGAACGGGAAACGATGACTACGCTAAAAAATCAGTTAATGTCGAAAAACGGTTGGAACACCGTCCAATTGGCCCGGGAAATGCTGACCCATTTCGAAGGAGACCGGATCGAGACCGTCGGCTGGTATGCCGAGAAGCTTGGCACCGGCCGGGGCACCGTCCAGGCGGCGTTGAAGTTTCTGCAAACCGCCGGAGCCATCCGCCTGGAATCCCGCGGCCATCTGGGAACGACCATCCAGAGCCTCAATTATAAGCAGCTGTGGGAGATCGCCGATCTGGGGGCGGTCACCGCGGTCATGCCCCTGCCGTACTCCAAACGCTACGAAGGGTTGGCCACCGGACTGTACAAGGCCTTTGAAACCGCCGACATCCCGTTCAGCCTGGCCTTCATGCGGGGCGCCAACAAGCGGATGGAAGCGGTCCGCCTGGGACGATACCATTTCACCGTCATCTCCAAACTGGCCGCCGAGGCCGAGGCCAATTCCGCCTCGGGTTTCCGGATCATTCATCAATTCAGCGCCGGCAGCTATGTGGGCAACCACGTGGTGATCTTCCGCGACGGCCACGACGCCGCCATCCGGGACGGCATGCGGGTGGCCCTCGACTCGTCCTCGCTCGATCAGTATCTGCTCACCCGTTCCGAATGCGCCGGCAAGGAAGTAACCTACGTCGAAACCTCTTACGCCCAGATACTGTCGAAATTGAAGAACAATGAGATTGACGCGGCCATCTGGAATGAAGACGAGATTCGCGAGAAGAACCTGGATTTTAAGGTCGCTCCGTTGCAAAACGCCACCGCTTTGGGGATCCGTTCCGACGACACCACCGCGGTGATCGTGGTCAGTGAGGAAAACAGCAAGTTTGAGGCGATCTTGAAACGGTTCGTCGATTTTCAGGCAACCGAGGCAATTCAAAAAAAGGTCATTCGAGGAGAGCTGACTCCGGTCTATTGA
- a CDS encoding phosphotriesterase family protein produces MNKTEQWLETATGPIRAADLGRTYIHEHLRIDLSAHKHDPDADLNAPELVAAELRVLKRQGIDALVEVTNRGMGRDARLLRQLSEASGIRVMVSTGFYKEPFLPPEVHDLGERELAEIMRREILEGIADTGVKAHVIGEIGTSRDEIAPAERKVFAAAARAHRETGRPIFTHTTLGTMALEQLQLLRQWGTDLSKVVIGHLDLRCDLDYHLRVADFGCFLGFDTIGKLKYESDERRAQLIRELIERGHLSQIVLAQDITRRSHLAAHGGTGYGYLWAEFLPVLRRNGVGDEAIETLLVENPRRLLGVSV; encoded by the coding sequence ATGAATAAGACAGAGCAATGGTTGGAGACGGCGACCGGTCCGATCCGCGCCGCCGATCTGGGCAGGACATACATTCATGAACACTTGCGGATCGATCTTTCGGCTCACAAGCATGATCCGGACGCCGATCTGAACGCTCCCGAGCTGGTCGCCGCCGAACTCCGGGTGCTGAAACGGCAAGGGATCGACGCGCTGGTCGAGGTGACCAACCGGGGTATGGGCCGGGACGCCCGGTTGCTGCGGCAGCTGTCGGAGGCCTCAGGCATCCGGGTCATGGTCAGCACCGGCTTTTACAAGGAACCTTTTCTCCCGCCGGAGGTCCATGACCTCGGCGAACGGGAGCTGGCGGAGATAATGCGGCGGGAGATCCTGGAAGGCATCGCCGACACCGGGGTCAAGGCCCACGTCATTGGGGAGATCGGCACTAGCCGGGACGAGATCGCTCCGGCCGAGCGCAAGGTGTTTGCCGCCGCCGCGCGGGCGCACCGGGAGACGGGACGGCCGATCTTCACCCACACCACGCTGGGGACGATGGCCCTTGAACAACTGCAACTGCTGCGGCAATGGGGAACCGATCTGTCCAAAGTGGTCATCGGCCACCTGGATCTCCGCTGCGATCTGGACTATCACTTGCGGGTGGCTGATTTCGGCTGTTTTTTGGGCTTTGACACTATCGGCAAGCTCAAATACGAGAGCGACGAACGGCGGGCCCAACTGATCCGGGAGTTGATCGAGCGGGGCCATCTCTCCCAGATCGTGCTGGCCCAGGATATCACCCGCCGTTCCCATCTGGCGGCGCACGGCGGCACCGGCTACGGCTATCTTTGGGCGGAGTTCCTTCCCGTTCTGCGCCGGAACGGGGTCGGGGACGAAGCCATCGAGACGCTGCTGGTGGAGAATCCCCGCCGCTTGTTGGGAGTATCGGTCTGA
- a CDS encoding amidase family protein produces the protein MENTSVNALLQMLKISKAALRAGELRGRSVVYHRREVLDEAAGFLRENPAGTLVPFGVKNTAQIGAALVERLRALPGWLFHTVDKMAERGRAIDTDLVNPLTGRVMTGSSSASCVHILKGLNDLAIGTDGGGSVLAPALSTGLYAIMAKGLGLKGDIARVSTDRIPFLPGLGVIANRYELCQKAIAELTGIPPLSSGELDAQRIVVALPKRGSAALPDGRDMRQMLEKVRAALSDRVTWTEREFPATAERNPLIAFCQELFREDVDVVLTMEGPVELEGTGDSVLGQWGSTGARLQQQSGKYLLKVANLVDATAVALPAGELAAGLLLLGRPGVAAGRAVIKLGELLQPLYPAPEVFTQYFRDGYQAEDKGFI, from the coding sequence ATGGAAAATACATCCGTCAATGCCTTGCTGCAGATGCTGAAGATCTCCAAGGCCGCGCTACGGGCCGGGGAATTGCGGGGCCGGAGCGTCGTCTATCACCGCCGGGAAGTGCTGGACGAAGCCGCCGGCTTCCTGCGGGAGAACCCCGCCGGAACCCTGGTGCCGTTCGGGGTCAAAAATACCGCCCAGATCGGCGCCGCGCTGGTGGAACGGCTGCGGGCTCTCCCGGGATGGCTTTTTCATACGGTGGATAAAATGGCCGAGCGGGGCCGGGCCATCGATACCGACCTGGTCAATCCGCTGACCGGGCGGGTAATGACCGGGTCTTCCAGCGCTTCGTGCGTCCATATTCTCAAAGGCCTCAACGATTTGGCCATCGGGACCGACGGCGGCGGCTCGGTGCTGGCCCCGGCGCTCAGCACCGGGCTCTATGCCATCATGGCCAAGGGCTTGGGTCTGAAGGGCGACATCGCCCGGGTATCGACCGACCGGATTCCCTTTTTGCCGGGCTTGGGAGTGATCGCGAACCGCTATGAGCTTTGCCAAAAGGCCATTGCGGAGTTGACCGGGATCCCGCCGTTGAGTTCCGGGGAGTTGGATGCCCAACGGATCGTGGTGGCGCTCCCCAAACGCGGTTCGGCCGCCTTGCCGGACGGCCGAGATATGCGGCAGATGCTCGAAAAGGTCAGGGCGGCCCTGAGCGACCGGGTAACCTGGACGGAGCGGGAATTCCCCGCAACGGCCGAGCGTAACCCGTTGATCGCTTTTTGCCAGGAGCTGTTCAGGGAAGACGTTGACGTCGTGCTGACGATGGAAGGCCCGGTGGAACTCGAAGGGACCGGCGATTCGGTTTTGGGCCAGTGGGGATCGACAGGCGCGCGGCTCCAGCAGCAATCCGGCAAGTATTTGCTGAAAGTCGCCAACTTGGTCGACGCCACCGCCGTGGCGCTGCCCGCGGGTGAATTGGCCGCTGGATTGTTGCTGCTCGGACGCCCGGGAGTGGCCGCCGGACGGGCCGTGATCAAGCTGGGCGAACTGCTCCAGCCGCTGTACCCGGCGCCGGAGGTATTCACCCAATATTTCCGTGACGGCTATCAGGCAGAAGATAAGGGGTTTATTTAA
- a CDS encoding aminotransferase class V-fold PLP-dependent enzyme, giving the protein MNVYPLPAIDLEQAMAFQFRLVDLIHRNFEGAQFLQGGDYGLVPETGRPAFTARVERVIAQFFEAEDAALVRGAGTGAIRSVLNAMVPSGSRILLHRAPVYPTTRTTIEAMGLQPVTADYNDLASLDAQELSGVGAALVQSSRQQPEDRYDLGEVIRRLKTLRPELMILVDDNYVVMKVPRIGAQLGADASAFSLFKLLGPPGIGCVVGARTVVERIRDRNYSGGGQVQGGEAMEALRALVYAPVALAIQARVGEEIVARLNRGEVPGVKAAWIANAQSRVVLVELEQPVAPKVLAHSAKLGAAPYPVGAESRYEIAAMFYRVSGTFLKANPDWAHTLIRINPMRAGADTVIRVLREALAQVVD; this is encoded by the coding sequence ATGAACGTTTATCCGTTACCAGCCATCGATCTGGAACAGGCAATGGCATTCCAGTTTCGCTTGGTCGATCTGATTCATCGCAATTTTGAGGGCGCGCAATTCTTGCAGGGCGGCGATTACGGGTTGGTGCCGGAGACCGGCCGGCCCGCTTTCACCGCCAGGGTGGAGCGGGTGATCGCCCAGTTTTTCGAGGCCGAAGACGCGGCCTTGGTCCGCGGCGCGGGAACCGGCGCCATCCGCAGCGTGTTGAATGCGATGGTCCCCAGCGGCAGCCGGATCCTGTTGCACCGCGCGCCGGTCTATCCCACCACCCGGACGACCATCGAGGCCATGGGCTTGCAACCGGTTACGGCCGACTATAACGATCTGGCAAGCCTGGACGCTCAGGAGCTGTCCGGCGTCGGCGCGGCGTTAGTCCAATCCTCGCGCCAGCAGCCGGAGGACCGCTACGATCTGGGCGAGGTGATCCGGCGACTGAAAACGCTCCGGCCGGAGCTGATGATTCTGGTGGATGACAATTACGTCGTCATGAAGGTACCCCGGATCGGGGCACAGCTCGGCGCGGACGCCAGCGCTTTCTCCCTCTTCAAACTGTTGGGCCCTCCCGGGATCGGTTGCGTGGTGGGTGCGCGGACGGTGGTGGAGCGGATCCGCGATCGGAATTATTCAGGCGGCGGCCAAGTCCAAGGCGGGGAAGCCATGGAAGCGCTGCGCGCCCTGGTCTATGCCCCGGTGGCCCTGGCGATCCAGGCCCGGGTGGGAGAGGAGATCGTGGCCCGGTTGAACCGGGGAGAGGTTCCGGGGGTCAAGGCGGCGTGGATCGCCAACGCCCAATCCCGGGTGGTCCTGGTGGAATTGGAACAGCCGGTGGCCCCCAAAGTATTGGCCCATAGCGCCAAGCTGGGAGCGGCTCCTTATCCGGTGGGGGCCGAGTCGCGGTATGAGATCGCCGCGATGTTCTACCGGGTTTCCGGGACGTTTTTAAAGGCCAATCCGGACTGGGCCCACACGCTGATCCGAATCAATCCGATGCGTGCCGGGGCCGACACCGTGATTCGCGTGTTGCGCGAAGCCCTGGCCCAAGTCGTTGATTAG
- a CDS encoding glycoside hydrolase family 88/105 protein, translating to MGKYFAENESIYARQADDIGKIIQTIASRYIGANPPHPLTYRAYCRNGIGRAPDYRYRFDLAALFPGAAPETMVYAWAKLWGAQEGPLNLAVSGYGPVTLYWNGQLVFKSNIINERFGDQRSAVTVSLKQGWNDIVVKFTKTPAGFGGLVGTASPKNFPLCFLMPSPERNGQEGWLFTPPLIAELNELPKQGTSEAATGLQWYPEREWPAAQSAMGQLQRLYGLPRGCTGIGWTKAFFPHGGLGRYSLKGFNQGPIQIYLAGQPIYASAASGRFDLPIQAPFGKQDLLVLCDCEEPEPDWGFGIQLSDGAATVPLQTPYPVHGAKDPWLYCGPFAESALPDPAELQKMDRLFPGADGGCYWRLDRPGVWVRPYLENQNFGRWSYPLGVTLYGLLQTGRVLGCEALVEYVRQHVTACTAIFQYAFWDKEQYGAAGVLNQLTTTDSLDDCGSFGSLLLEAARTETIPDFRAVADFVAGYIEARQARLPDGAFYREKAFHTFMDDTLWADDLYMSVPFLCRYYRLTGAARYLDDAVRQLLLFHRYLYLPERKIMSHVYDVKIGKATGVPWGRGNGWVLFSCAELLAFLPDAHPDRPRLLQLFNQLCEGYRALQDETGMWHQVLTDVDSYPETSCTAMFIYAFARGVRYGWLEEKDPYLLAAVRGWEGLSRQAIDDHGNIYGVCRGSGFSFSADYYKNDLSWNFNDTHGVGIVMLAGVELLGAVQAASHREPATLAPKGD from the coding sequence ATGGGAAAGTATTTTGCGGAAAATGAGAGCATCTATGCCAGACAGGCCGATGATATCGGGAAAATTATCCAGACGATCGCCAGCCGCTACATCGGGGCCAATCCGCCTCATCCACTGACGTATCGGGCTTATTGCCGGAACGGGATCGGCCGGGCGCCGGATTACCGCTATCGCTTTGACTTGGCGGCGCTTTTTCCCGGGGCCGCCCCGGAGACCATGGTCTATGCCTGGGCGAAACTGTGGGGCGCCCAAGAAGGCCCGCTGAATTTGGCGGTCTCGGGATACGGTCCGGTCACCCTCTATTGGAATGGGCAATTGGTCTTTAAATCCAACATTATCAACGAGCGGTTCGGCGATCAGCGAAGCGCGGTGACGGTGTCGCTGAAGCAAGGCTGGAACGATATTGTCGTAAAATTCACCAAAACTCCGGCCGGTTTCGGCGGTTTGGTCGGCACCGCTTCGCCCAAGAATTTTCCGCTCTGTTTTCTGATGCCCTCGCCCGAACGGAACGGCCAGGAAGGATGGCTGTTCACCCCGCCGCTCATTGCCGAACTCAACGAACTGCCCAAGCAGGGAACGTCCGAAGCCGCCACCGGCTTGCAATGGTACCCGGAGCGGGAGTGGCCGGCGGCGCAATCGGCTATGGGCCAACTGCAAAGGCTCTACGGGTTGCCCAGGGGTTGCACCGGAATTGGCTGGACCAAAGCGTTTTTTCCCCACGGCGGTCTCGGCCGATACTCCTTGAAAGGTTTCAATCAGGGCCCGATCCAGATTTATCTCGCCGGCCAGCCCATCTATGCCTCCGCGGCCTCGGGCCGGTTCGATCTTCCGATCCAGGCGCCATTCGGCAAGCAGGATCTGCTGGTCCTGTGCGACTGCGAGGAACCGGAGCCGGACTGGGGGTTTGGGATCCAATTGAGCGACGGAGCGGCAACGGTTCCCTTGCAGACTCCGTATCCGGTTCACGGGGCCAAAGATCCCTGGCTTTACTGCGGGCCGTTTGCGGAATCCGCTCTCCCGGACCCCGCGGAGCTGCAAAAGATGGACCGGTTGTTTCCGGGCGCGGACGGCGGTTGCTATTGGCGGCTGGATCGGCCCGGGGTATGGGTCCGGCCGTATCTGGAAAATCAAAATTTCGGGCGCTGGAGCTACCCGCTGGGAGTCACTCTATACGGCCTCCTGCAAACGGGGAGGGTGCTGGGATGCGAAGCGCTGGTTGAGTACGTCCGGCAGCACGTGACGGCCTGCACGGCCATATTCCAATACGCCTTCTGGGACAAAGAACAGTATGGCGCGGCGGGGGTTCTGAACCAGCTGACCACCACCGACAGTCTCGACGACTGCGGCTCTTTCGGTTCGTTGCTGCTGGAAGCGGCCCGGACCGAAACGATCCCGGACTTTCGGGCGGTCGCCGATTTCGTGGCCGGTTATATCGAAGCTAGGCAGGCCCGGCTGCCGGACGGCGCCTTTTACCGCGAGAAGGCCTTTCACACCTTTATGGACGACACCCTCTGGGCGGATGACCTGTATATGAGCGTGCCGTTTCTCTGCCGCTATTACCGGCTGACCGGAGCGGCCCGCTACCTTGATGATGCCGTGAGGCAATTGCTCCTGTTCCACCGGTACCTTTACCTCCCGGAGCGGAAGATCATGTCCCATGTCTACGACGTAAAAATCGGCAAGGCCACCGGGGTGCCCTGGGGCAGGGGCAACGGCTGGGTACTGTTTTCCTGCGCGGAACTCCTGGCGTTCCTGCCGGATGCGCATCCCGACCGGCCCCGCCTGTTGCAGCTCTTCAATCAATTATGCGAAGGCTATCGGGCATTGCAGGATGAGACGGGAATGTGGCACCAGGTGCTCACGGACGTGGATTCGTATCCCGAGACCTCTTGCACGGCGATGTTTATTTATGCTTTCGCCCGCGGCGTGCGCTATGGCTGGTTGGAGGAGAAGGATCCCTATCTGCTGGCGGCCGTCAGGGGATGGGAGGGGCTTTCCCGCCAAGCCATCGACGATCACGGCAATATTTACGGCGTCTGCCGGGGCTCCGGTTTTTCCTTCAGCGCCGATTACTACAAGAATGACTTGTCGTGGAACTTCAATGATACGCATGGCGTCGGAATCGTCATGCTAGCCGGAGTGGAGCTCCTGGGTGCGGTCCAAGCCGCATCGCATCGGGAGCCAGCGACATTGGCCCCGAAAGGAGACTGA
- a CDS encoding YhfT family protein, producing MKFILIALIGALAAIMANKEIAVFNDGLRPILPEHAEGRMSRKELAATSFAMCFGLVIGFGIPFSLTASILLIHCILLGTDIIGTFSPDGKKGLVIAGVVGALYGIGILVGLEGVVNAFKLLPVNFMGSLGQVGAPIVIAFAAFPALATGYQYGVKKGLFTLVISLLARQLAVVIGPIKIGTAAITINPEGAALIVGMIILIVFAMREKSDETAVDLASLFSERVKRIKANAPLLMVMGALIAGAAAYHIMAGDPISLNLMKEGKYLDAGFAALARGIGFIPLIASTAIATGVYGPVGMTFVFAIALFVGNPWLAAVLGAVCIGLEVLLLEKVAGFLDKFPGMRRSGENIRNAMSKLLEVALLVGGMNAANAMAPGIGFYMVIGLYILNEIAGKPVVRMAVGPIAAILVGVLINLLALLGLFTPPA from the coding sequence ATGAAATTCATTCTGATCGCCTTGATTGGCGCGTTGGCCGCCATTATGGCCAATAAAGAGATTGCCGTGTTTAACGACGGCTTGCGCCCCATCCTCCCCGAGCACGCCGAGGGCAGAATGAGCCGGAAAGAGCTGGCCGCCACCTCGTTTGCCATGTGTTTTGGACTGGTCATCGGTTTCGGGATCCCCTTTTCGTTGACTGCGAGCATTCTGTTGATCCACTGCATCTTGTTGGGAACGGACATTATTGGAACCTTTTCGCCCGACGGCAAAAAAGGCTTGGTTATCGCCGGGGTGGTCGGCGCCCTTTACGGCATCGGCATTCTGGTGGGATTGGAAGGCGTGGTCAATGCCTTTAAGCTTCTGCCGGTGAACTTCATGGGCAGCCTCGGCCAGGTGGGCGCGCCGATCGTGATCGCCTTCGCAGCCTTCCCCGCATTGGCCACGGGTTATCAATACGGCGTCAAAAAAGGGCTTTTCACCCTGGTCATCTCGCTGCTGGCGCGGCAGCTGGCCGTGGTGATCGGGCCCATCAAGATAGGAACGGCCGCCATCACCATCAATCCCGAAGGCGCCGCGCTGATCGTCGGCATGATCATCCTGATCGTCTTCGCCATGCGCGAAAAATCCGATGAAACAGCGGTCGATCTGGCGTCGCTCTTCAGCGAACGGGTCAAGCGGATCAAGGCCAATGCTCCGCTCCTGATGGTGATGGGAGCGCTGATCGCCGGCGCCGCCGCTTATCATATCATGGCCGGCGATCCCATCTCCTTGAACCTGATGAAAGAGGGCAAATATCTGGATGCCGGTTTTGCCGCCCTGGCCCGGGGGATCGGGTTCATCCCGCTGATCGCCTCCACCGCCATCGCCACCGGCGTTTACGGCCCGGTCGGCATGACTTTTGTCTTTGCCATCGCCCTGTTCGTGGGGAATCCCTGGCTCGCCGCCGTCCTGGGAGCGGTCTGCATCGGGCTGGAAGTATTGCTTCTGGAAAAGGTGGCCGGATTCCTGGACAAATTCCCCGGCATGCGCCGTTCCGGGGAGAATATCCGGAACGCCATGTCCAAGCTGCTGGAAGTGGCGCTCCTGGTCGGCGGGATGAACGCCGCCAACGCCATGGCCCCGGGCATTGGATTTTATATGGTCATCGGGCTTTATATTTTAAATGAGATCGCCGGAAAACCGGTGGTGCGGATGGCGGTCGGTCCCATCGCCGCCATTCTGGTCGGAGTCCTCATCAATCTGCTGGCGCTGCTCGGGCTGTTTACTCCGCCGGCGTAG